Within Coffea arabica cultivar ET-39 chromosome 4e, Coffea Arabica ET-39 HiFi, whole genome shotgun sequence, the genomic segment AATCTGGAGTCAGCGGTAGATTCTAAgtgaatattttaaaatatttcagaAACAGTTGTAGAGAAACTGGGGCTATCGAAGTTTGAATTTAAAGTTTCTGCCTTGTAATACACCTTTATTTGATTTGGCCATGATTATTGTTCTTATACATGgtataatattcatttttgaACTAACATATGTTTATCTGATTTATTAATTGTGTCTGATTTGTGTGCTCgtgtcctttttccttttccttttcctttttactGGCAGGATGAACTACAAAACCAGTAGGTGTAGTCTCTCTATGATCTTAATATGTACAGTAATGCAACAAAGTATTTGAAGTTTCATTTAACACATTGATATAGAAAAAAGCACCCAAGACACAAATTGAGCCAGCAATTTATTGAACTATGCTGAAATAATTTACTATTAGCTGTATTGAGAAATATATTTGTATACATGTCATACTTCAATGACCACTCTACAGTTGGGTTTAATTAAAACTTTCCTTGGGATCTGTGCcgtgttgggggggggggcgggCAAGGGATGTTCAAGACACTCTAGTTGTTTGTCAGTTTTTGTTAACTCACTAAATTGGAGAaaagtttttgaaatttgagGCGTCTAAAGGATGGACCTTGGCTTGAGATTGTAAGTGTGCTATTGGCATTATGTTGCCAAAGTCCTGTAGAAAATAGTGAATACTAGAGTTGATTTATGGTTAGTTTGGTTGTTAATTGGTCCTATTGAGACTATTATTTGTTCTGTGACTTCTGAAAGCTTTTTACATATTTTTGCCAAGATTTTGGTGCTCAAAGTTTCAGCTATTCATGTTGTAATTGGGAGAGTTAGCATGCTGTTGGGGGTGCCAGATGCTAATTAACCAACTCATAGGATTGTTGGCTCAATGTGCAAAACCCTTGTTCTGTCTTTGCTGCCCAGGATTTTGAATTTGGATGTTCTACAGTCATCCCTGGGTATACTGTTCTTAACTATCTTGTCCTATGCTGTAATTTCATTAATGATGCGCGTGTGCAGGGATTCAGCTTTTGCAAAGGGCTCAAACCTGCCATCCTTTGGATCCTTTAACTGCTGCAGAGATCTCTGTGGCTGTAGCAACCGTCCGTGCTGCTGGTGCAACCCCTGAGGTGCTCAGAGAATCTTATAGTTCTCTCTTTATTACCTTTTTTGGATTCTCCTGTTTGAATTTCCTTTGTAGCTAGTATCACAACTTATTTTCTATGTCATTTAGTTATTGTTCGAGTTGATTTCAGGTTAGAGATGGTATGCGATTTATTGAAGTTGTACTGTTGGAACCAGAAAAAAATGTTGTTGCACTGGCAGATGCATATTTCTTCCCCCCTTTCCAGCCATCATTACTTCCCAGAACCAAAGGAGGGCCTGCAATTCCCAGTAAGCTCCCACCAAGGCGGGCTAGACTTGTTGTCTACAATAAAAAATCTAATGAGACAAGTTTATGGATTGTTCAGCTCACTCAGGTACATGCAACAACTCGAGGTGGACACCATAGGGGAAAGGTCATCTCTTCAGCAGTTGTCCCAGATGTTCAGCCACCAATGGTATAACCTTAATTTTGCATGTGATGTTATATGGTCTTCATCATGTGTTGCTGTTTGAACAACTATCAAATGAATTACTATCAGTGAAGAACATATTATGTGAAAGTATAAATGCtttcagttttgtttctttattgTGCCTTTTGATTAGTACATCCTATGAGTTAATATataggaaattaaaaaaaaacaattgaaaCGTTATTATTCATGGAAGAATAATATAAAAAGCTGAACCTTAGGATGAAGCTAACCCTTATGGCAACTGTGTCATTGATATCTTTACCTAAATGAGACATTTGTTGTGTTAGTTAGGCATAATTTGGGTGTATAGTTCGGTCTTTGAGTTGTATACAGCATGAACTGAACATCTTACATTTTAGTATACTGAATGAGTTATATGGGTGCTAAATGTTGAATGGAACTTGATATTTGTAATTCAGCAGCATCTAAACAAAACCATGTGCGGAATTGATGCTAGAAATGCATCATGAACATAAAGCAAAAATCTTTCAGCAATTGTCATATTATAGATTAGCTTTGACTTATGTTTTTGTTAGTTTATTTTATGTTTCGAAAGTCGGGGATCATTACGTGGGAATCTAAATGTGAAAAGAGATCATCTGAAATGAGCCTGAAAGCTTTTGCTCTGTTAAATTTGTGCACTATGCTTCAGTTTTGGACATTGAAATGATTACACGCATTGCATAGAATGTTATTATTCCatcttttatggattatatgcATTCTGTGACATATTTCCAAAACCTTTGGTAAGTGATTTTGTCTTTTGAATGTTGTAACTCCTTTGTTGTGTTGCTTTTGTGGCCAACTTCCATACACTTCTGAGATGATTAAATTAAATGGACAGATGCAATTTAACGTTAGTTTTAAGCTTAGAGGTCACACAAtatgaaaagaaaattgttgTGTTTCAGTACATCCTAAACGCTTGATTCTGTTGAATTTAAATATTGAAGCATTTAAAGTAGGGATGAGTTTGCTTGAAATCTTATTAAAATTTCATAAGGAAAATGTCTGcttgtttaatttgttttgttAACTCTATAGGATGCAGTGGAATATGCTGAATGCGAAGCTGTTGTAAAAGATTATCCTCCATTTGTGGAAGCAATGAAGAAGAGGGGGATTGATGATATGGATCTTGTGATGGTCGATGCTTGGTTAGTTAAATATCTACATAAATGTTTTTCTTTTGGGCAACAATCTGGAAAGTTTACCTCTTAAATTTCTTGAATATGGTTTCTCCAGGTGTGTTGGTTATCACAGTGAAGCTGATGCTCCTGGACGCAGACTTGCAAAACCGCTAATATTTTGTAGAACGGAGAGTGACTGTCCAATGGAAAATGGTTATGCACGACCTGTTGAAGGAATTCATGTACTTGTTGATATGCAAAATATGGTGGTCGTTGAATTTGAAGACCGTAAACTTGTTCCCTTACCTCCTGCTGATCCACTAAGGAATTATACTCCTGGTGAGACAAGAGGAGGAGTTGACCGGAGTGATGTGAAACCCCTACATATCAATCAGCCCGAGGGTCCAAGTTTTCGCGTAAATGGACACTATGTAGAATGGCAAAAGGTATTTCTTGTATTTACTATATTCTTGGGTCTGAAATTGATTTTGCTTCACCTGGATGTGATAATAGCATGATATCTTGTTTCAATGTGCAGTGGAACTTTCGTGTTGGTTTCACTCCTAGAGAGGGGTTAGTTATACATTCTGTTGCATATGTTGATGGTAGTCGTGGTAGAAGACCCATAGCCCATAGGTTGAGTTTTGTGGAGATGGTTGTGCCATATGGGGATCCAAATGATCCACATTACAGAAAGAATGCATTTGATGCTGGGGAAGATGGCCTTGGGAAAAATGCTCATTCTCTGAAAAAGGTTTGGAGAACTTTTCTGCCTTTTTCACCTTATTAAAAGATCTGATGTTAGATCTTCTTCGTAATAAATGCTAATCCATGACAATATTTTTGTACTTCAGGGATGTGATTGCTTAGGATTTATTAAGTACTTCGATGCCCATTTTACAAATTTCACTGGAGGTGTTGAAACCATTGAAAATTGTGTTTGCTTGCATGAAGAAGATCATGGGATCTTATGGAAGCATCAGGATTGGAGAACCGGACTGGCAGAAGTTCGAAGATCTAGACGCCTCACAGTTTCTTTTATTTGCACAGTAGCTAATTATGAGTATGGATTTTATTGGCATTTTTATCAGGTAAGAGCATTGCGTCCATTATGAGGGTCTGACATATTGTGTAGTGTTTGAATTCGTAGAAGTTAATATCAGAAATAGTGGGTCTGAATTTGTGATAAACACGAAGCCAATCCAATCTattcttcgtgaaagaaaatcCACGACTTCATTGGGGCTGAAAATGTATTCCTATCCTGAGTTTGTGAAGGAGAAGACACTGGACAGTAGTCGTAGGTAACTTTAGAGGCCTATTCACTCACAATTTGAGAGAAAGAGATGAAGatggagaaaaaaagagaactGTATTGATGATAGAAAGATTTAGAGATTAATAGTATACAAAAGCAAGGAGATATTTAGGGATTCCCAGAAAAAGGAGTACTTTGTTGTGGACATGCATTGAGAGAGGAAGGCCTAGGGCGGGGTTGGAGGGTGGTCATTAAGGTCTAAACAGGATATCTGCTCTCACAGTTATAATTTTCAGCTGATGCTTTGGTGGGAAATGATTCTATACTTACATGAGTTTCTCAGCCCAAAGCAACCTTGGCTTCTTTGACTGACTGGCGATTGTGATTTGGTCTCTGATGTATGAGTAATTTGAATATGCTCTAAGTGCTGCTTGATGCATGAAGATTTATTGGCTTGCAGCTGCTTGCTCTTTCATTAGCTAGACCACTATCTCTTATTTTGCAATGCTTTTTTGTTATATGTCTAAATGATGGTCCTTCTTTTTGCTTCATTGGGCTGTTTTTTGTGGCTGCAGGATGGAAAAATTGAAGCAGAAGTTAAACTCACTGGAATTCTTAGTTTAGGAGCACTGCAACCAGGAGAATCTCGAAAATATGGCACAACAATTGCTCCAGGTTTGTATGCTCCTGTTCATCAACACTTTTTTGTTGCTCGCATGGATATGGCAGTTGACTGCAAGCCTGGAGAAGCCCACAATCAGGTATTAGTTGGAGAAAGACAGAACTTTGATTAACTTTTGAGAACTTACATGGTTGCGTGGCCCATTTGCTCCTGACTTGTTTCACTCTTTTTGGTTAGGTGAAGTTTTAATTTGATTAAAACCCAATTAAAGTTTTACCCTGACGCTGGAAGGTGATCCATGAGTATATGTGCCAGCCATTTTGCTTGCCTAGATCATGATCCACTTTGACAATTTTCATCTTTCTATTTAGGTTGTTGAAGTAAATGTCAGAGTTGAAGAACCTGGGAAAGATAATGTGCACAACAATGCATTTTATGCTGAAGAAACTTTACTCAGATCTGAACTAGAAGCAATGCGAGATATTGATCCTTTCTCTGCCCGCCATTGGATTGTAAGTGTCTAAGCCTGTTTGTACCTTTTAAACAGCATTTTAAAGGAAGTCATCTTAAAAATATTTAGACATATGATAAACCTTAAATATTTAGAAAAAATGGTTATTCTTGTTGGATTA encodes:
- the LOC113741456 gene encoding diamine oxidase [copper-containing] 1, peroxisomal isoform X1 — its product is MAAVTQKATPPSPTSSVAAGASSVLVRREAAAVASALQDWNDDHTGKKQVASVVRSEPASNATNKGIQLLQRAQTCHPLDPLTAAEISVAVATVRAAGATPEVRDGMRFIEVVLLEPEKNVVALADAYFFPPFQPSLLPRTKGGPAIPSKLPPRRARLVVYNKKSNETSLWIVQLTQVHATTRGGHHRGKVISSAVVPDVQPPMDAVEYAECEAVVKDYPPFVEAMKKRGIDDMDLVMVDAWCVGYHSEADAPGRRLAKPLIFCRTESDCPMENGYARPVEGIHVLVDMQNMVVVEFEDRKLVPLPPADPLRNYTPGETRGGVDRSDVKPLHINQPEGPSFRVNGHYVEWQKWNFRVGFTPREGLVIHSVAYVDGSRGRRPIAHRLSFVEMVVPYGDPNDPHYRKNAFDAGEDGLGKNAHSLKKGCDCLGFIKYFDAHFTNFTGGVETIENCVCLHEEDHGILWKHQDWRTGLAEVRRSRRLTVSFICTVANYEYGFYWHFYQDGKIEAEVKLTGILSLGALQPGESRKYGTTIAPGLYAPVHQHFFVARMDMAVDCKPGEAHNQVVEVNVRVEEPGKDNVHNNAFYAEETLLRSELEAMRDIDPFSARHWIIRNTRTVNRTGQLTGYKLVPGSNCLPMAGPEAKFLRRAAFLKHNLWVTQYARGEDFPGGEFPNQNPRVGEGLDSWVKQNRSLEETDIVLCHTGFLTALLRSMFHLVHARWMAKITMSKRAA
- the LOC113741456 gene encoding diamine oxidase [copper-containing] 1, peroxisomal isoform X2; translated protein: MAAVTQKATPPSPTSSVAAGASSVLVRREAAAVASALQDWNDDHTGKKQVASVVRSEPASNATNKGIQLLQRAQTCHPLDPLTAAEISVAVATVRAAGATPEVRDGMRFIEVVLLEPEKNVVALADAYFFPPFQPSLLPRTKGGPAIPSKLPPRRARLVVYNKKSNETSLWIVQLTQVHATTRGGHHRGKVISSAVVPDVQPPMDAVEYAECEAVVKDYPPFVEAMKKRGIDDMDLVMVDAWCVGYHSEADAPGRRLAKPLIFCRTESDCPMENGYARPVEGIHVLVDMQNMVVVEFEDRKLVPLPPADPLRNYTPGETRGGVDRSDVKPLHINQPEGPSFRVNGHYVEWQKWNFRVGFTPREGLVIHSVAYVDGSRGRRPIAHRLSFVEMVVPYGDPNDPHYRKNAFDAGEDGLGKNAHSLKKGCDCLGFIKYFDAHFTNFTGGVETIENCVCLHEEDHGILWKHQDWRTGLAEVRRSRRLTVSFICTVANYEYGFYWHFYQDGKIEAEVKLTGILSLGALQPGESRKYGTTIAPGLYAPVHQHFFVARMDMAVDCKPGEAHNQVVEVNVRVEEPGKDNVHNNAFYAEETLLRSELEAMRDIDPFSARHWIIRNTRTVNRTGQLTGYKLVPGSNCLPMAGPEAKFLRRAAFLKHNLWVTQYARGEDFPGGEFPNQNPRVGEGLDSWVKQNRSLEETDIVL
- the LOC113741456 gene encoding diamine oxidase [copper-containing] 1, peroxisomal isoform X3, with amino-acid sequence MAAVTQKATPPSPTSSVAAGASSVLVRREAAAVASALQDWNDDHTGKKQVASVVRSEPASNATNKGIQLLQRAQTCHPLDPLTAAEISVAVATVRAAGATPEVRDGMRFIEVVLLEPEKNVVALADAYFFPPFQPSLLPRTKGGPAIPSKLPPRRARLVVYNKKSNETSLWIVQLTQVHATTRGGHHRGKVISSAVVPDVQPPMDAVEYAECEAVVKDYPPFVEAMKKRGIDDMDLVMVDAWCVGYHSEADAPGRRLAKPLIFCRTESDCPMENGYARPVEGIHVLVDMQNMVVVEFEDRKLVPLPPADPLRNYTPGETRGGVDRSDVKPLHINQPEGPSFRVNGHYVEWQKWNFRVGFTPREGLVIHSVAYVDGSRGRRPIAHRLSFVEMVVPYGDPNDPHYRKNAFDAGEDGLGKNAHSLKKGCDCLGFIKYFDAHFTNFTGGVETIENCVCLHEEDHGILWKHQDWRTGLAEVRRSRRLTVSFICTVANYEYGFYWHFYQDGKIEAEVKLTGILSLGALQPGESRKYGTTIAPGLYAPVHQHFFVARMDMAVDCKPGEAHNQVVEVNVRVEEPGKDNVHNNAFYAEETLLRSELEAMRDIDPFSARHWIIRNTRTVNRTGQLTGYKLVPGSNCLPMAGPEAKFLRRAAFLKHNLWVTQYARGEDFPGGEFPNQNPRVGEGLDSWVKQNRSLEETDIVLWYVFGITHVPRLEDWPVMPVERIGFLLQPHGFFNCSPAVDVPPGACEMDGKDNDVKESSLAKPIPTGLVAKL